The sequence acataaataacaatCAATTTGCTCACTATGAACTTTTGGATTTCCTTCAAGTTGCTGAATCGGAGGTAGGAAATGTCGCCTTTGTTCTTGTCCCGGTCCTGGTCGGTGGTGTAAATGTGCGTGATGCCGGCGCCTCGAATCAGAGGGACGCACTCGTCACATGGACATTTCGTCACAAACAGCACGGCGGCTTCCTCCGGGCTGATATCACGAGTCCTACAAACATCAGAGACGTCAAAGCGCAGCCCAGCGGATCAGCGTGATCGGGCGCTCGGTCGACCCCGATACCTGAAGGTGAGGGCGTTCTGCTCAGCGTGGATGATGTATCGGTACTTGCGCCGCTTGCGGTCCTCTTGCTTGTCATCCATGAGTGGGTACTCTGCATATTGCGAGCCCGCTGGGTAAGCGTTGTACCCGCAGCCCACCAGGGACAGCCGACCAGGTCCATTAAGTCCAgcctggggcaaaaaaaaaaaaaaaaaattttctgaACATGCTCGTtaaattgaagaaaaacaagaaatgaACTTACCAAATGTCTGCTGGCCCAGATAACGGCACCAACTCCCACTTTAGGGTCCTCTGAAACAATAATCGCAAGTTGGACTCTGTAAATGTTTGTACTGTATAAAAATGTGCGTCTCAAGTGCCCGCCCACTCGTCAAGTGTGAAAATCAGCACGTGAAAATCGTGTTTTGTAATCCTTGGGCTACTTCGGGACATATTGAGATACTTCAAACTaggggcgttaaaaaaaaatcgattcggcgatatatcgcgatactacatcgcgcgattctcgaatcgattcaataatcggcagaattgaatttttttttttttttttttttttttttttttttttttaggattcacaccttgagcatggaagaatgttatatgaacggcacattaagccttaatatttttattttaatgctgttcaaacatgaaacagattacaacctctataagtctgaaatttcagataaataaataatacattttcatataaatcttacactctacaagcttactgattagtattttctaaatatgaatgaagaaaaatcgcaacaatcgacttataaattcgtatcgggattaatcggtatcgaatcgaatcgtgacctgtgaatcgtgatacgaatcgaatcgtcaggtactaggcaattcacacccctacttcaaACTAGGGcggtgcaattaatcgaaattcaattacaatttcaatgattacacttcacaattacaaaatcagcaatatcgtaaaaaaagattattaatactaatttttgagttgttaaaATTTATACCGTTTTTGGCACCGTCTTAAAATTCTAAAATAActaattgaattattatttttttaattctacttttcccaaagaattgtatttgtcttaataaataaataaataaataaatatatatatatatatatatatatatatatatatatatatatatatatatatatatatattttaatttttatttatttatttttttttacatttaaatattttcttgttttgtaccaaaaaaaaaatgatcgtcctacagCACAGTGCACGTTGCAGTCCAACcttaagtttttgccaacataaataaatagatatattattataaatgtatattattataaattgtttggtccaaaaggaacttatataattatagtgtttctattttctttaattggtcttaatattcgtaaatgcttaaacattttcttgttttataccaaaaaataaataattgcttgaataatcgtgatttcaattattgcccaattaatcgtgattattattttttccccataatcgagcagccctacttcAAACTGCTTCGCGATGTGGGAGACATAATAAGCCTCCTCCAAGCTtgcatatttatgtatttatttatctctttattcccTTGCcgacttcttatttatttactgatgtaaaatgcattgacttgaaaaaacaaacaaaaaaacttgtattgcacttcaaaatgtttgctttgttcttgtttgactgcaaaactgatatttatgtttacgtacagcactttgtatacagcaacgcctgttcttaaagcgctttataaataaagttgagttgagttgagacctGTTCTGTAGGCAAGTAGTCTGGCTTGGATGATGCAATGGCGGGCGACTTCTTGGGACACGCCCTCATGGTGAGAGGGCGGCGACGAGTTGGTGACTAATGTTTCCGGGGCCGCCGGTTCCCTGTTAGAGATGATGTCAACATTCTTAAATGggaagtcaaatttaaaaaaataaaaaataaaaaaaaattaaaatatgtggCACCACTAGCTTGTGCAATATGAataatgcagcaaaatccagtcaactgaaaatgacatcacagttgctcagggctcgccTGTTGTCTGAGTTTGCTCATGTGATGTTTGCACGATGAGCCGTGATCGgtttcctgagcaactgtgatgtcattttcagtaggCAGCGAGTAACAAAATGGACCCCAAGGTGGATAAAAACAGGCCAATaatgctgcttaattcataattCAAAAATGCAATGTTAATCTGAATACTATGTTTAGGCAAGTGGTGCCACATAAAACATTAtcgttgacttcctcttttaaagtggaagtcaacctattatgtgacctcactcagtctaaacatgacattctgattaatattacatttgtggaatatgagttatgaagcaaaatccagccatttttgccacttgctgtcgactgaagatgacatcacagttgcgcacgggctcaggcaacgaccaatcacagatcatctGTTTTCGAAAGCTAAGCTGTGATTTGTTGTTAACACTTGAGCTCTgagcaacaatgatgtcatcttcagtcgacagccagtggcaaaaatggccgccccctgtgatggcttaaaacggctggattttgctgcttaactcgtatcTCATACTCACCAACACAATATCAGCCAGAATAccacatttagactagtggggctgcatagaacatattattgtaaaaaaaaaaaaaaaaaaaaaaaaaaattctggggtTACTTCTctcttttaaataataaataaataaataactagataaataaataaataaataactagataaataaataaataaatatccatccattttcttgactgcttattcctcacaagggtcacggggggtgctggagcctatcttagctggctttgggcagtaggcgggggacaccctggactggttgccagccaatcgcagggcataagtaaataaataaataaatagaagggGCGGCgcggtggatgagtggttagcacgtccgcctcccagttctgaggactcgggttcgagtccaggctccggccttcctgggtggagtttgcacgttctccccgtgcccgcgtgggtcttctccgggtactccggtctcctcccacattccaaagacatgcatggcaggttaattgggcgctccgaattgtcccgaggtgtggatggttgtttgtctctgtgtgccctgcgattggctggcaaccagtccagggtgtcccccgccgactgcccaaagccggctgagataggcgccagcaccccccgcgacccttgtgaggaataagcggtcaagaaaatggatggatggataaatcgaAGGGCAGAGTTTACAGAGCATTTCTCACCGGTGAAATCCGTAATGTCGCCGCGGCAACCCGGCCGCCACGGCAGCCAGAACCTTCACCAGCTCCTTCATGTTGTTTCTGAGGTTGGCAAAGTAGGGCTCCACGCAGAAGTTCTCCAGATGCATTTGGGTCAGAATCTCTCGGTGCTGATGGGAATCCTCAATCAGGAAGCGTTTGGAGAAGTCTTCGAGATGTTGCTCCTGCTCCCTACAAAAGTGCCACAATCGCTCTCGTCATCCGGGGTCGGACTTGCGTTCTCAGCAAAACGCGTTCAAGCGGCACCTGCGGAAGACTTcctccgtgtccgggccggggtCGTCATCGGCCAGCGCCGCCACGAAATCGCACTCTCTGGACGTCTCGCTGACGAACTGCAGCATGCCCGTGGCCAGAGGTTGCAGGAGCAAGCAGATGTGCGAGCGGCTGTTGGACTTGAGCTTCTCCGTGGCCGCGGCGTCCAGCGCCGCCTCCTCGGGGACGCGGCCGGCGGCAGCGTGGGGGTCGGATCGCAGCATGCTGACCTCGGGGTCTCCGGGCCAGAAGGAGATCTGAGTCACTCCAGCTGCAAAGACGATGCGCGGAATTGATGTCAACATGAACTCGCCGCAGGATTGCTATCCTGAAgacgagggatgtaacgataaggccaatatcgtgatatcgtgatattaaaaactgccacaatatcgtcgtcgtcatgtccacaatatttaaaaggaacacatctgttaaaaaaaaagtcagcttgatttccatttgtgcagttctagtaccctctggtggctagtttattagtgcaatttaattttcattagggatgttttggccttctatgtttaaaatctatgctaattgtcagatgaaggggaacctaatttgcttgtgaagcgatcaatgtgtgcttgcattagcaagtaagagcctcaatattgttattagagattgtaggtggtttatatgcattgctgttatgtacaaaagcacaatattgtgcttttttttttttttttttttttttagtatgagctatcttttttacaatattgcaatCTTTTTTAAAATCGCCAACGcccaaaatattgtgataattatcatatcgtaaccttcatatcgtgataatatcgtaccgtgatgtttggatatcgttacatcactaatcgtgatattaaaactgccacaatatcatcgtcgtcatgttcacgatatttaaaaggaacacatctgttaaaaaagtgagcttgatttccatttgtgcagttctagcaccctctagtggctattttattagtgcaatttaattttcattagggatgttttggccttctatgtttaaaattgatgctaattgtcagatgaaggggaacctaatttgcttgtgaagcgatcaatgtgtgcttgcattagcaagtaagtgcctcaatattgttattagagattgtaggtggtttatatgcattgctgttatgtacaaaagcacaatattgtgcttttttttgtatgagctctttttttttttttttttacaatattgtgatcttttttaaatctcaccaatgcacccacaatattgtgataattatcgtatcgtgatgtttggatatcgttacatcccgactgAAGACATCACATTCATTACTCATGACATCTCTGCACACCATTGATGATCATCTTCAAGCAGGTGGCGCACGGTCGCCGAGAGAAGTACAGCTGACAGTCGGCCAGGCGGGCGCCATGTTGGATGATGGCCGCCTGGCCAGCGTGGAGTTCATGTCCACTATAGTGGAGCCCCACCACCTTCCTGTCCCGCACCACCACGAGACCCACGCTGCGGATCTGGAACACAGCAGGTCGGACCAAACTGATATTGAAATGTGAACGATGAGCTACttctacatcaggggtgtccaaacgacggcccggggccatttgcggcccgccatccattttttttagtggcccgcgatatatgctaaaaatggcatttgactcagttcaaataaaataaaaacaaaaatgtttggagatggttaaAGTAAAAGGGAAGGTGCCGAAAAacacaagtgctattaaaggttattttggtTAATTAAAACTCACGAaaatattaaaactaaaattaaaaaaaaaaattgttaacgaaataaaaaaagtaaaaaaaaaaagtaaactaactgaaactacatattgtgtttacaaaattaactaaaataaaactataattatagcaaaaatgtccttcgttttagtctttgataattatgttaatgcatgagccgctggagatgattttaaatgtgatttttagtagatttattttggtataaaccggaataatgacgtcgcgccatGGTAttctttaaatattgcgcacaagtaatacacgtttaaaaaaaaaaactaaaactaatactgaaactaactaaactaaaacaaagcatttattaaagaactataactaataaaaactatcagaaccaccctgaaaactaattaaaactaactaaattttaaaaatcaaaacgaaataaaaactaaaatgaaaaattcccaaactataataacccatattacaaataaattggtttatatactgtagcatttttctaaatatgcaaaagcacaaataaattatttgtacaatttttaggactaaacacaatttctcttcataacattatgtggcccttgcgtccttctgatattctgtatgtggccctcaaatgaaaaagtttggacacgcctGTTCTACACCAACCTGATTGTCGTCGTCCTCTGCTTGCGCCTGAGGGAACAGCTCTAACCACAAACTCAACAAGCTAAACAGGTTGATCTTTGACAACCTGGGGCTATGACCTGTaccgcaaaaaaaacaaaacacaattattCATATTACTGCTCCATTTGGATTGACACGGATACTTGTCAAATAGGCCGAACCTTGCACGACGCTGACGGTCTGGCTGCTGGCGTCTGTTGTGATAGGCGAAGCTTGGCCCGCTGGACTCTCTCTGCGGCTTTCTTCCATCCAATCAGCGCGCCGCAAAAGTCGGCCAACAGAGTCCCTATCGCGACCAGTCGGGCCTCGGACAGACACCTCCGACTTCCCACTCGGATCCGTCGACCTCAACTGCGAGTGAAAAGCGTCGCAGCACCGCGTCGTAGTCAACCAACTTGCCGTTGCTGTCACGTTTCATGCATTACAACAGTTAACGCTGAATATGCTCTCTATTTATTTCGAGCACTTACTTGGGAAACAGACTGGCGACCACTTTTGCTAGCTTTCGGTAGTAAAGGTCGTTATAAACGTACGATGGATGTTTCGCGCGCTTCGGTCAACACGACCAGGACGAGCGTTCTTACAGAAGGCTTTTCGTGTCTGACGTCAAACACGACGTACCGTTATGATATTTCTGCGTTTGCACAAGAAGTCGGATGCGTTTGTTGCTCCCCCGGCGGGTTACTTCCGCAAATAAGGGGTGAC is a genomic window of Festucalex cinctus isolate MCC-2025b chromosome 2, RoL_Fcin_1.0, whole genome shotgun sequence containing:
- the cdadc1 gene encoding cytidine and dCMP deaminase domain-containing protein 1 is translated as MEESRRESPAGQASPITTDASSQTVSVVQGHSPRLSKINLFSLLSLWLELFPQAQAEDDDNQIRSVGLVVVRDRKVVGLHYSGHELHAGQAAIIQHGARLADCQLYFSRRPCATCLKMIINAGVTQISFWPGDPEVSMLRSDPHAAAGRVPEEAALDAAATEKLKSNSRSHICLLLQPLATGMLQFVSETSRECDFVAALADDDPGPDTEEVFRREQEQHLEDFSKRFLIEDSHQHREILTQMHLENFCVEPYFANLRNNMKELVKVLAAVAAGLPRRHYGFHREPAAPETLVTNSSPPSHHEGVSQEVARHCIIQARLLAYRTEDPKVGVGAVIWASRHLAGLNGPGRLSLVGCGYNAYPAGSQYAEYPLMDDKQEDRKRRKYRYIIHAEQNALTFRTRDISPEEAAVLFVTKCPCDECVPLIRGAGITHIYTTDQDRDKNKGDISYLRFSNLKEIQKFIWQKDPVAPPLNIINGHASKRTRQEADEKHGIKKQRQQF